A region from the Aquimarina sp. ERC-38 genome encodes:
- a CDS encoding glycerate kinase: MKFIIAPDKYKGSLTGLEFCDAVEKGLKKIFKDADIIRIPLADGGDGTIEVVKYHLDTKTIKLTVNDPLFRPVEASYLYSESTDTAFIEMAEASGLKLLTESEKNCMYTSTLGTGELIAIALAQGAKKIILGIGGSATNDGGMGMAHALGFRFLDKNNKILPPTGNSLIHLKRIDTTQVNPKLKNVSTKVLCDVTNPLYGKNGAAYIYAKQKGASAAQIELLDQGLKNYAKVVSEDFKVNLQRITGAGAAGGMGAGTYVFLNGQLTRGIDLIKETTNFDQAIDKADWIITGEGKLDDQTITGKTIAGVLTSAKKKNISVAALCGIVDLSEEKRKQLGLSYVASVSKDMPNMELAIKCAYTNVVKATVDFASLLKNGKL, from the coding sequence ATGAAATTTATTATTGCACCCGATAAATATAAAGGTTCACTTACCGGATTAGAATTTTGTGATGCCGTAGAAAAAGGTTTAAAAAAAATATTTAAAGATGCTGATATCATAAGAATACCTCTGGCAGATGGGGGTGACGGGACTATTGAAGTTGTAAAGTATCATTTAGATACAAAAACGATAAAATTAACTGTCAACGACCCTTTATTTCGACCTGTTGAAGCTTCCTATCTTTATTCAGAAAGTACTGATACCGCTTTTATTGAAATGGCAGAAGCTTCCGGGTTAAAATTATTAACAGAAAGCGAGAAGAATTGTATGTATACCTCTACGCTGGGAACTGGGGAATTAATTGCAATTGCTTTAGCCCAAGGGGCAAAAAAGATTATTCTGGGTATCGGCGGTAGTGCTACCAACGATGGTGGTATGGGGATGGCACACGCTCTAGGTTTCCGTTTTTTAGATAAAAATAACAAAATACTTCCTCCTACAGGGAATAGCCTGATACATCTTAAAAGGATAGATACTACCCAGGTTAACCCTAAATTAAAAAATGTAAGTACTAAAGTTTTATGCGATGTAACAAATCCTCTTTACGGTAAAAACGGGGCAGCTTATATCTATGCTAAACAAAAAGGAGCGAGTGCAGCGCAAATAGAGTTACTTGATCAGGGCCTTAAAAACTATGCTAAGGTTGTTTCTGAAGATTTTAAAGTTAATCTGCAAAGAATTACTGGTGCCGGAGCTGCTGGTGGAATGGGAGCTGGTACATATGTTTTTTTAAACGGTCAGTTAACCCGTGGGATTGACCTAATAAAAGAAACGACTAATTTTGATCAAGCTATAGATAAGGCAGACTGGATTATAACCGGAGAAGGTAAATTGGACGACCAAACCATTACCGGTAAAACTATTGCCGGGGTACTTACTTCTGCTAAGAAAAAGAATATTTCCGTAGCAGCCCTATGTGGTATAGTCGACTTATCCGAAGAAAAAAGGAAGCAATTGGGCTTGTCTTATGTAGCTTCGGTTTCTAAAGATATGCCGAATATGGAACTTGCTATAAAATGCGCTTATACAAATGTTGTCAAGGCAACAGTCGATTTTGCAAGTCTTCTTAAAAATGGCAAGTTGTAA
- a CDS encoding helix-turn-helix domain-containing protein: protein MNTLARNTDRNELNSIKNSIPGTIRDTCNSTQFIIDQAYGKGEITQIEIAKGIQVYSFNLTANRAMAINLDFIPSHTLQFIFGIKGTFLYNYSGNTEPVMQQVDTLQTAVSYSSNSALTELKITAQTQVQLSIITIDLHTNTSAFKSEYTLANNSELKSIVSEIEGKDYYFYKGSMDLIIAEKFKSIEAIYMDSNNITHSLSSKGAYFIILAKEIQKFSKEINQIQTPGSLLKEDMKNIIAVTDCIKKNPEKDYLIVKVSRETGLSPAKLQEGIKSLYDVTFSHFVRDCRLDKAEDLIKTTDLTISEIVYTIGLTSRSYFCKVFKNKYKTSPTNYRNKTKLTQLNYS, encoded by the coding sequence ATGAATACACTAGCAAGGAATACGGATCGAAATGAGTTAAATAGTATTAAAAATTCCATACCGGGAACAATACGAGATACTTGTAATTCTACCCAATTTATTATTGACCAGGCGTATGGAAAAGGAGAGATCACTCAAATTGAAATAGCCAAAGGAATACAGGTGTATAGTTTTAACCTGACTGCTAATCGTGCAATGGCAATTAACCTGGATTTTATACCTAGCCATACCCTTCAATTTATTTTTGGGATTAAAGGTACTTTTTTATATAACTATTCTGGAAACACAGAACCGGTTATGCAACAGGTGGATACTTTACAAACTGCGGTAAGTTACAGTAGTAATAGTGCCTTAACAGAATTGAAGATAACGGCACAAACACAGGTACAATTATCTATCATTACTATTGACCTTCATACTAATACCTCTGCGTTTAAGAGTGAATATACGCTAGCTAATAATTCGGAGTTAAAAAGTATAGTTTCTGAAATCGAAGGAAAAGACTATTATTTCTATAAAGGTTCTATGGATTTAATTATTGCAGAAAAATTTAAAAGTATTGAAGCTATTTATATGGATTCAAACAATATTACCCATTCACTTTCCAGTAAAGGAGCGTATTTTATTATCCTGGCAAAAGAAATTCAGAAATTTTCAAAAGAAATCAACCAGATTCAAACACCGGGTTCTTTGTTAAAAGAAGATATGAAAAATATTATTGCAGTAACCGATTGTATTAAAAAGAACCCCGAAAAGGATTATCTTATTGTAAAGGTAAGCAGGGAAACCGGGCTGTCTCCAGCTAAGCTTCAAGAAGGTATTAAAAGTTTATACGATGTGACTTTTTCGCATTTTGTAAGAGACTGCAGATTGGATAAGGCAGAAGATTTAATAAAAACTACAGACCTTACGATTTCTGAAATTGTTTATACCATAGGACTTACCAGTAGAAGCTATTTTTGTAAAGTTTTTAAAAATAAATACAAAACAAGTCCTACAAACTACCGTAATAAAACTAAGCTTACTCAACTTAATTACTCTTAA
- a CDS encoding dicarboxylate/amino acid:cation symporter yields the protein MKKLALHWQILIGMFTGILFGLLMTQLEWGDTFIRNWIKPFGTIFINVLKLIAVPLILASLIKGVSDLKDISKLSKMGGRTIGTYVLTTVIAVSIGLLVVNIVKPGAAISEETRQELIDSYKRDASGKIADAQKQKDAGPLQALEDLVPSNIFSAASDNRNMLQVIFFAIFFGIGLILIPEAKAKPVKDFFDGFNDVILKMIDLIMLAAPYGVFALLAALVVESPSADLFAALGMYAISVVIGLLIMVGIYVLFVWIFTKRSPAFFINGISPAQLLAFSTSSSAATLPVTMERVEEHLGVEREVTSFVLPIGATINMDGTSLYQAVAAVFIAQAFGMDLSLGAQLGIIATATLASIGSAAVPGAGMVMLVIVLAQAGIPEAGLALIFAVDRPLDMCRTTVNVTGDAAVSMLVAKSVDKLGNPKVKDWDDHYTKSA from the coding sequence ATGAAAAAACTCGCGCTACACTGGCAGATTTTAATAGGAATGTTTACTGGGATACTTTTTGGTTTACTGATGACTCAATTAGAATGGGGGGATACTTTTATCCGAAATTGGATTAAGCCTTTTGGTACTATTTTTATTAATGTACTTAAATTGATCGCCGTACCATTGATATTAGCTTCTTTAATTAAAGGAGTGTCGGATTTAAAAGATATTTCTAAGTTATCCAAAATGGGTGGGCGTACCATCGGTACTTACGTTCTTACTACGGTTATTGCAGTAAGTATAGGTTTGCTAGTGGTTAATATTGTAAAACCGGGGGCAGCTATTAGTGAAGAAACCCGGCAAGAATTAATTGATAGTTATAAAAGAGATGCCAGTGGCAAAATTGCAGATGCGCAGAAGCAAAAAGACGCTGGTCCATTACAAGCCTTGGAGGATCTTGTACCCAGTAATATATTTAGCGCTGCCTCAGATAACCGGAATATGTTGCAGGTTATCTTTTTTGCCATATTCTTTGGGATTGGATTAATTTTAATACCGGAAGCTAAAGCAAAACCAGTTAAAGATTTTTTTGACGGTTTTAATGATGTGATTTTAAAAATGATCGATCTGATAATGCTTGCCGCTCCTTATGGGGTATTTGCTTTATTAGCAGCCCTGGTGGTGGAATCTCCAAGTGCTGATTTATTTGCTGCCTTAGGGATGTATGCTATTTCCGTAGTGATCGGATTACTTATTATGGTGGGTATTTATGTATTATTTGTTTGGATTTTTACTAAGAGAAGTCCGGCATTTTTTATTAATGGAATTTCTCCGGCGCAGTTACTAGCATTTTCAACAAGTTCGAGTGCAGCAACCTTACCGGTAACTATGGAAAGAGTGGAGGAGCATCTGGGGGTAGAAAGAGAAGTAACAAGTTTTGTATTACCTATTGGAGCTACCATTAATATGGATGGGACCAGCTTATACCAGGCAGTAGCTGCGGTGTTTATTGCGCAAGCATTCGGAATGGACTTAAGCCTGGGTGCGCAACTGGGAATTATAGCTACGGCGACCCTGGCTTCTATAGGTTCTGCAGCAGTACCGGGAGCAGGGATGGTCATGTTAGTCATTGTTCTGGCTCAAGCAGGAATTCCTGAAGCCGGACTGGCTTTGATTTTTGCAGTAGATCGTCCGCTGGATATGTGTAGGACTACGGTAAATGTTACCGGAGATGCCGCAGTGTCGATGTTGGTTGCGAAAAGTGTAGATAAATTAGGGAACCCTAAGGTTAAAGACTGGGATGATCATTATACAAAATCCGCATAA
- a CDS encoding START-like domain-containing protein, with translation MADKIKYELEFVIQSSPQLLYQYISTPSGLSEWFADNVNSRGELFIFIWDDSEEEAKLLSKKSGERVKFRWVEDEEEGNDYYFEIRIQVDEITKDVSLMVSDFAEEDETDESKMLWENMIGNLKQVLGSA, from the coding sequence ATGGCTGATAAAATAAAATACGAACTGGAATTCGTTATACAATCTTCACCTCAACTTTTATATCAATACATCTCTACCCCTTCCGGCTTATCCGAATGGTTTGCCGATAATGTAAATTCGAGAGGAGAGCTGTTTATTTTTATATGGGATGATAGTGAAGAAGAAGCCAAATTACTAAGTAAGAAAAGTGGGGAACGGGTAAAATTCCGATGGGTAGAAGATGAAGAGGAAGGCAATGACTACTATTTTGAAATAAGAATCCAAGTTGATGAAATTACCAAAGATGTATCCCTAATGGTTTCTGACTTTGCGGAAGAAGATGAAACAGATGAAAGTAAAATGTTATGGGAAAATATGATCGGAAACTTAAAACAGGTTTTAGGTTCCGCTTAG
- a CDS encoding GIY-YIG nuclease family protein, with the protein MEEFVVYVLYSEKYRKHYTGFTTSLIERFKSHNKLTTKGWTIRYRPWKVVYIEFCNSKQEALSREKFLKSDSGRRWLKDKLIY; encoded by the coding sequence ATGGAAGAATTTGTAGTTTATGTTTTATATTCTGAAAAATATAGAAAACACTATACTGGATTCACTACCAGTTTGATAGAACGATTCAAATCTCATAATAAACTAACAACTAAAGGATGGACTATTCGCTATAGACCTTGGAAAGTAGTATATATAGAATTTTGTAATTCAAAACAGGAAGCACTATCTAGAGAAAAATTTTTAAAAAGTGATTCGGGTCGAAGGTGGTTAAAGGATAAATTGATATACTAA
- a CDS encoding IS5 family transposase, with the protein MTKHSKKRAPTPKYVSQNQLVLEGFESPFERELNPANRWVRLAKLLPWDELCSIYRKHFPEKSTGRPDLSPRVVLGSIIIKHLCNLDDRETVDQISENIYMQYFLGYSSFSDAPAFDPSLFVEFRKRLGLEQINAINQRILQIKREAEQIREKGSNDARDDGEDPPHKGTLIVDATVCPQDIAYPTDLNLLNDAREKSESLLDIAYKLSPLETKPRNYREKARKEYLKTAQKKRKTHKEIRSAIGKQLKYLHRNIRSIEGILDTLDRIPFDRQEYKYWLVIQELYRQQKLMYDTKTKSVDHRIVSIHQPHVRPIVRGKTNAKVEFGAKINMALVDGFSFLDDTSWEAYNEGTRLKDCVEKYRKRFGHYPKNVLVDKIYCTRENRKYLKEKGINLRAKPLGRPSKKALSNQVSPGERNPIEGKFGQAKTAYGLNRIRARLENTSESWIASIILVLNLVHLAEVALYWIKAILFSENFIQNQTNSIINLKINEG; encoded by the coding sequence ATGACAAAACATTCAAAAAAGCGTGCACCTACTCCCAAATATGTAAGTCAAAACCAGTTGGTTTTAGAAGGTTTTGAGAGTCCTTTTGAGAGAGAATTGAACCCTGCTAACCGTTGGGTTCGTTTGGCTAAGCTACTTCCTTGGGATGAACTGTGTTCCATTTATCGCAAACATTTTCCGGAAAAATCGACAGGCCGTCCTGATTTAAGCCCAAGGGTTGTCTTAGGGTCAATCATCATCAAACATTTATGCAATTTAGATGATAGGGAGACGGTTGACCAGATTTCTGAGAACATCTATATGCAGTATTTTTTAGGCTATTCTTCATTTAGTGATGCACCTGCGTTCGACCCTTCTCTTTTCGTAGAGTTCCGCAAGCGTCTTGGCCTGGAACAGATTAATGCTATTAACCAGCGAATTTTACAAATAAAACGAGAAGCAGAACAAATTAGAGAAAAAGGATCAAATGATGCAAGGGATGATGGTGAAGACCCACCTCACAAAGGGACTTTGATCGTTGATGCAACAGTTTGTCCACAAGATATAGCATATCCTACGGATCTAAATTTGCTCAATGATGCGCGCGAGAAATCCGAATCATTGTTGGATATTGCCTATAAACTTTCCCCTTTAGAGACTAAACCGAGGAACTACAGGGAAAAAGCAAGGAAAGAATATCTAAAGACAGCGCAAAAGAAAAGAAAAACACATAAAGAGATACGGTCTGCTATAGGGAAGCAATTAAAGTATCTCCATAGGAATATACGTTCCATCGAAGGTATTTTGGATACCCTTGACCGGATCCCTTTCGATAGGCAAGAGTATAAATATTGGCTGGTCATCCAGGAACTCTACAGGCAACAAAAGTTGATGTACGATACTAAGACCAAAAGTGTAGACCATAGGATTGTGAGCATTCACCAACCCCATGTTCGTCCCATAGTGCGTGGGAAAACAAATGCAAAAGTGGAGTTTGGTGCCAAGATAAACATGGCACTGGTAGATGGTTTTTCATTTTTGGATGATACTAGTTGGGAAGCCTACAATGAGGGTACCAGATTGAAAGATTGTGTGGAGAAGTACCGAAAGCGGTTTGGTCATTATCCAAAGAACGTTTTGGTTGACAAAATATATTGTACCCGAGAGAACCGTAAGTACCTAAAAGAAAAAGGGATCAATCTCAGGGCCAAACCCCTTGGAAGGCCCTCCAAAAAGGCTTTGTCAAATCAAGTAAGCCCTGGGGAACGTAATCCAATTGAAGGAAAGTTTGGTCAAGCAAAGACAGCATATGGTTTAAACCGTATAAGGGCAAGGCTTGAAAATACCAGTGAGTCTTGGATTGCAAGTATCATATTAGTGCTCAACTTAGTCCATTTGGCTGAGGTGGCACTCTATTGGATAAAAGCAATCTTATTCAGTGAAAACTTTATTCAAAACCAAACCAATTCGATCATAAACTTGAAAATCAATGAAGGCTGA
- a CDS encoding S41 family peptidase, with amino-acid sequence MIINFNLKLVNVRKILFVLLVISITSIKVSAQEPNIEPVTPDELNTIVDSISAIVKRYYIKPEIGIEIVNRIRQKKVNNEYSQITNPSILKDSLKNDLRAINGDLHMNIVYRDPRNIIYENKAPTQVNEAGLWSNYGLNEIKVLEGNIGYLKIKNFTQHQYLENIKPLIANAFTFLKNTDALIIDVRNNGGGFEEMVAHYISYFFDSEIPIHLSDYRCTLHNHIYGISTDPNVSGPKLPNMKLYILVNANTGSAAESFAYIIKHLKRGTIIGEITAGAGNGASQHHINDRFSIQVSSEETINPITKTSFEKVGVIPHIKTTSKQAYNEAYKLALTYAREHNNRNIHPSNYNHLTSFIRKPQNSTVDSKKYLKYKGSYKSNTIHIKITLEDNVLYGQMAGNGGKMELTQLENHIFKVGEIKERIQFILNENGKVIQLKGLDSPMNLLKVSND; translated from the coding sequence ATGATAATTAATTTTAACCTTAAATTAGTCAATGTAAGGAAAATATTATTTGTATTACTTGTAATCTCAATTACATCGATAAAAGTATCAGCACAAGAACCAAATATTGAACCAGTAACTCCTGACGAACTAAATACTATTGTAGACTCCATTTCGGCCATTGTTAAACGCTATTATATAAAACCAGAAATTGGAATAGAAATAGTAAATCGAATACGTCAAAAGAAAGTTAATAATGAATATAGTCAAATTACCAATCCTAGTATTTTAAAAGATTCTCTTAAAAATGATTTAAGAGCAATTAATGGCGATTTACATATGAATATAGTATATCGAGACCCAAGAAATATTATCTATGAGAATAAAGCTCCAACTCAGGTAAACGAAGCTGGGCTTTGGAGTAATTATGGCCTTAATGAAATAAAGGTTCTAGAAGGGAATATTGGCTACCTAAAAATCAAAAATTTTACACAACATCAATATCTTGAAAATATTAAACCATTAATTGCAAATGCTTTTACTTTTTTAAAAAATACCGATGCACTCATTATTGATGTAAGAAACAATGGAGGAGGTTTTGAAGAAATGGTCGCTCACTATATAAGTTATTTTTTTGATAGCGAAATACCTATTCATCTTTCTGATTATCGATGTACATTGCATAACCACATTTATGGTATTTCAACAGATCCAAACGTATCTGGTCCAAAATTACCTAATATGAAATTATATATATTAGTAAATGCAAATACAGGATCTGCAGCAGAATCTTTTGCCTATATTATAAAACATTTAAAAAGAGGAACAATTATAGGCGAAATTACAGCTGGTGCAGGTAATGGTGCTTCGCAACATCACATAAATGATCGCTTTAGTATTCAAGTATCCAGTGAAGAAACCATTAATCCTATCACAAAAACAAGTTTTGAAAAAGTTGGTGTTATCCCACATATCAAAACAACTAGTAAGCAAGCTTATAACGAAGCTTATAAACTTGCCTTAACATATGCAAGGGAACATAATAATAGAAATATACACCCTTCAAATTATAATCATTTGACCTCTTTTATTAGAAAACCGCAAAATTCAACTGTAGATTCCAAAAAATATTTAAAATATAAAGGCAGTTATAAGAGTAATACTATTCATATCAAAATAACATTAGAAGACAATGTTTTATATGGGCAGATGGCAGGAAATGGCGGAAAAATGGAATTAACGCAGCTAGAGAATCATATTTTTAAGGTGGGTGAAATTAAAGAACGAATTCAGTTTATATTGAATGAAAATGGAAAAGTAATTCAATTAAAAGGGTTAGACTCACCAATGAACCTCTTGAAAGTTTCAAATGATTAG
- a CDS encoding helix-turn-helix domain-containing protein has protein sequence MNKGEYTGEIIHKHQIDGSIFTNTLYTIRKNNPNWHYHENLHICFVYEGGKAETRHQTTYSKKEGSIFFYHSEELHRWISPEPTSKSLNIEIEHSFLKKHNLTEQNIKKSIETNVSAKGLILKLQKELLHLNSENYLHFQIVLLELLAFQTQKKYLSNPQWVVLLKELLHSQWDQVMSLEEISKLVGAHPVTISKNFRRYFQCTLGEYQRKLKIEKAIDLIKNTSLSLSEITFYCGFTDQSHFTRNFKLYTGFLPKDYRKF, from the coding sequence ATGAACAAAGGGGAGTATACTGGAGAAATAATTCATAAACATCAAATAGATGGGAGTATTTTTACCAATACCTTGTATACCATTCGTAAAAATAACCCTAATTGGCATTATCACGAAAATCTACATATTTGTTTTGTATATGAAGGAGGAAAAGCCGAAACTAGACATCAAACAACCTATAGTAAAAAGGAAGGCAGCATCTTTTTTTACCATTCAGAAGAATTACATCGTTGGATATCTCCTGAGCCAACCTCTAAAAGTCTCAATATCGAAATAGAGCATTCCTTTCTAAAAAAACATAATCTAACGGAGCAAAACATCAAAAAATCCATTGAAACTAATGTAAGTGCTAAAGGATTGATTTTAAAATTACAAAAAGAATTATTGCATTTAAATTCGGAAAATTACTTACACTTTCAAATTGTATTGCTTGAACTCCTTGCTTTTCAAACACAAAAAAAATACCTGAGTAATCCACAATGGGTTGTATTACTCAAAGAATTATTGCACAGTCAATGGGATCAAGTTATGTCTTTGGAAGAAATTTCAAAACTTGTAGGAGCCCATCCAGTAACGATTTCTAAAAACTTTAGAAGATACTTTCAATGTACCTTAGGAGAATATCAACGTAAATTAAAAATCGAAAAAGCCATTGATCTTATCAAAAACACTTCTCTTTCACTTTCAGAGATAACATTTTATTGTGGATTTACAGATCAAAGTCATTTTACAAGAAATTTTAAGTTGTATACTGGGTTCTTACCAAAAGATTATAGGAAATTTTAA
- a CDS encoding transposase, which produces MQGKKIYQEKLFNSFQLSDRVGKGNFYRRLKEALDLDYLYNLTSKFYGSSGQKSIDPVVFFKLCLVGYLENIISDRKLIDHCSMRLDILYFLGYDIDEELPWHSTISRTRQLFPESIFEEVFTKVLELCVEKGMVSGHTQAIDSAPVKANASMDSLELKVPSQDLDAHLAEVRHISKRDKQTFRKAKQDKSSKDQRIITANEKELQGITSRNKRWSKDQDQRPGAGNKGSRYTSNKTHYSPTDPDARINVKPGKARKLNYLSQLSVDTNNHVITDIKAYHADGKDNQQLPDIVKRLQRRLWKQGMI; this is translated from the coding sequence ATGCAAGGCAAGAAAATATATCAGGAGAAGTTGTTCAATAGTTTCCAGCTTAGTGATCGTGTTGGCAAAGGTAATTTCTACCGCAGGCTCAAAGAGGCTTTGGACCTGGACTATTTATACAATCTTACTTCAAAGTTTTATGGTTCTAGCGGCCAAAAAAGTATTGATCCAGTTGTTTTCTTCAAACTCTGTTTGGTAGGTTATCTGGAGAATATCATAAGTGACCGCAAGCTTATTGATCACTGCAGTATGCGACTGGATATTCTTTATTTCTTAGGGTATGATATTGATGAAGAACTTCCTTGGCATTCGACTATCTCGAGAACACGCCAGTTATTTCCGGAGTCCATATTTGAAGAGGTTTTTACTAAAGTACTTGAATTATGTGTGGAAAAAGGTATGGTCAGTGGTCACACCCAAGCTATTGACAGCGCCCCTGTAAAAGCCAATGCCTCCATGGATAGTTTAGAGCTTAAAGTCCCAAGCCAAGATCTGGATGCCCACCTGGCAGAAGTACGCCATATCAGCAAAAGGGATAAACAAACCTTCAGAAAAGCAAAGCAGGATAAATCCAGTAAAGACCAAAGAATCATTACTGCTAATGAGAAAGAACTGCAAGGAATCACTTCCAGGAACAAAAGATGGTCAAAAGATCAGGATCAGCGCCCGGGAGCTGGAAACAAAGGAAGTCGTTATACGAGCAATAAAACTCATTACAGCCCCACAGATCCGGATGCAAGGATCAATGTTAAGCCAGGTAAGGCCAGAAAACTGAACTATTTAAGCCAACTCAGCGTAGATACAAACAACCACGTCATTACCGATATAAAAGCTTACCATGCAGACGGCAAGGATAACCAGCAACTACCTGATATTGTAAAGCGCTTACAAAGGCGGTTATGGAAGCAAGGTATGATTTAG
- a CDS encoding IS1182 family transposase, with amino-acid sequence MQGKKIYQEKLFNSFQLSDRVGKGNFYRRLKEALDLDYLYNLTSKFYGSSGQKSIDPVVFFKLCLVGYLENIISDRKLIEHCSMRLDILYFLGYDIDEELPWHSTISRTRQLFPESIFEEVFTKVLELCMEKGMVSGHTQAIDSAPVKANASMDSLELKVPSQDLDAHLAEVRHISKRDKQTFRKAKQDKSSKDQRIITANEKELQGITSRNKRWSKDQDQRPGAGNKGSRYTSNKTHYSPTDPDARISVKPGKARKLNYLSQLSVDTNNHVITDIKAYHADGKDNQQLPDIVKRLQRRLWKQGMIWENCVADTGYSSGENYAFLESQGIKSFISPHGTYKGGPDGFQYIETEDHYLCPKGNVIPFTKEFLDYRTKTRKKEYRASKKICTGCPLRKECLKSSQEKRITVTYYRAEYERNIARVNSKQGRYMKAKRQSTVEPVFGTLTQFMGLRKINTIGIQQANKIMHMAAIAYNLKKYLKFTKKNPISKVGVCLAHNFSIKMPFKA; translated from the coding sequence ATGCAAGGCAAGAAGATATATCAGGAGAAGTTGTTCAATAGTTTCCAGCTTAGTGACCGTGTTGGCAAAGGTAATTTCTACCGCAGGCTTAAAGAGGCTTTGGACCTGGACTATTTATACAATCTTACTTCAAAGTTTTATGGTTCTAGCGGTCAAAAAAGTATTGATCCAGTGGTTTTCTTCAAACTCTGTTTGGTAGGTTATCTGGAGAATATCATAAGTGACCGCAAGCTTATTGAACACTGTAGTATGCGACTGGATATTCTTTATTTTTTAGGGTATGATATTGATGAAGAACTTCCTTGGCATTCGACTATCTCGAGAACACGTCAGTTATTTCCGGAGTCCATATTTGAAGAGGTCTTTACAAAAGTACTTGAGTTGTGTATGGAAAAAGGTATGGTCAGTGGTCACACCCAAGCTATTGACAGCGCCCCTGTTAAAGCCAATGCATCCATGGATAGTTTAGAGCTTAAAGTCCCAAGTCAAGATCTGGATGCCCACCTGGCAGAAGTACGCCATATCAGTAAAAGAGATAAACAAACCTTCAGAAAAGCCAAGCAGGATAAATCCAGTAAAGACCAAAGAATCATTACTGCTAATGAGAAAGAACTGCAAGGAATCACTTCCAGGAACAAAAGATGGTCAAAAGATCAGGATCAGCGCCCGGGAGCTGGAAACAAAGGAAGTCGTTATACGAGTAATAAAACTCATTACAGTCCCACAGATCCGGATGCAAGGATCAGTGTTAAGCCAGGTAAGGCCAGAAAACTGAACTATTTAAGCCAACTCAGTGTAGATACAAACAACCACGTCATTACCGATATAAAAGCTTACCATGCAGACGGCAAGGATAACCAGCAACTACCTGATATTGTAAAGCGCTTACAAAGGCGGTTATGGAAGCAAGGTATGATTTGGGAAAATTGTGTAGCTGATACCGGTTATAGTAGTGGAGAGAACTATGCATTTCTGGAAAGTCAAGGTATAAAAAGTTTTATATCGCCTCACGGCACCTATAAGGGTGGTCCGGATGGTTTTCAGTATATAGAAACAGAAGATCATTATCTGTGTCCCAAAGGAAACGTAATCCCATTTACCAAAGAGTTTTTGGATTATAGAACCAAAACAAGAAAGAAGGAATACAGGGCCAGTAAAAAGATATGTACCGGTTGTCCACTGCGCAAAGAATGCCTAAAGAGCAGTCAGGAAAAACGAATAACGGTTACTTATTACCGGGCGGAATATGAGCGTAACATAGCTAGAGTAAACAGTAAACAGGGACGCTATATGAAAGCCAAACGGCAGAGTACTGTGGAGCCGGTATTTGGGACTCTTACCCAATTTATGGGACTACGAAAAATAAATACTATTGGGATCCAGCAAGCAAACAAGATTATGCACATGGCTGCCATTGCTTATAACTTGAAGAAATACCTAAAATTCACCAAGAAAAACCCAATAAGTAAAGTGGGAGTCTGTTTAGCCCATAATTTTTCGATTAAAATGCCTTTTAAGGCATAA
- a CDS encoding phage integrase N-terminal SAM-like domain-containing protein, translating to MEFFFKEKPIRDNRPVDINWYRNRSKTTSYKYVPEEYLRILELKRCALNTCKTYILHFEKFINHFYNRGIITLSEEEIRSYLQHLIGQRKSNSYINQAINSIKFIMR from the coding sequence ATGGAATTCTTTTTTAAAGAAAAGCCTATACGTGATAACAGGCCTGTGGATATCAACTGGTATCGAAACCGAAGTAAAACAACTTCTTACAAGTATGTTCCGGAGGAATACCTTAGAATATTAGAACTTAAACGATGTGCTTTGAATACCTGTAAAACTTACATCTTGCACTTTGAAAAATTCATCAATCACTTTTATAATAGGGGTATCATTACCTTATCAGAAGAGGAGATCCGAAGCTATTTACAGCATCTCATTGGTCAAAGAAAGTCCAATAGTTATATCAATCAGGCTATCAATAGTATAAAGTTTATTATGAGGTAG